A window of the Fuscovulum sp. genome harbors these coding sequences:
- a CDS encoding Fic family protein has translation MVTKPYDLTDAVTYHIGGFPPSSLDYAALLGPLEEAAASLARYDTKMSGMVNSELFLAPLRRQDAVTSSRMEGTISTIEELYRLEAEEDAGSVDPYREARNDDVETYLYSRALRNAQQALAEGAPLGEHLIRTAHQQLLSFGRGARKRPGSYKVEQNYIGDERRGKIYYVPIAPEQLGPAMAELVRYINESTMRPLIRTAIAHVEFEALHPFEDGNGRIGRMLITLMLWKLGVLHQPNFFVSGYFEANKDEYIERMRAVSASGDWTGWVAFFLEAMHAQATVNIQTADAIFRLHGEMRERFREVLNSQFHDQALDYVFASPIFRNDRFVERSGIPPSSARALSRRLVEAGMLRTIEPASGRRAAMYAFDPLLDLLKV, from the coding sequence ATGGTCACCAAACCCTATGATTTGACAGATGCTGTCACGTACCATATCGGCGGCTTCCCTCCGTCAAGCCTAGACTATGCGGCTCTGCTTGGTCCGCTTGAGGAGGCGGCAGCATCGCTCGCCAGGTACGACACTAAGATGTCCGGCATGGTAAACAGCGAACTCTTCCTTGCTCCCTTACGACGCCAGGACGCGGTTACTTCATCCCGGATGGAGGGAACCATCTCCACCATCGAAGAACTGTACCGTCTTGAAGCCGAAGAGGATGCGGGCAGCGTCGACCCTTACCGGGAAGCGCGGAACGACGACGTCGAGACCTACCTCTACTCCCGCGCGCTGCGGAATGCTCAGCAGGCGCTTGCGGAAGGAGCGCCGCTTGGCGAACACCTGATCCGGACTGCTCACCAGCAGTTGCTGTCCTTTGGACGGGGCGCTCGAAAGCGTCCGGGAAGCTACAAAGTGGAGCAGAATTACATCGGAGACGAACGGCGAGGAAAAATCTACTACGTCCCGATCGCTCCTGAACAGCTGGGCCCAGCGATGGCCGAACTCGTCCGCTACATCAACGAGAGCACGATGCGGCCGCTCATCCGCACTGCCATCGCACATGTCGAATTCGAGGCCCTGCACCCATTCGAAGATGGAAACGGTCGGATCGGTCGAATGCTGATCACCCTGATGCTATGGAAACTTGGCGTACTGCATCAGCCGAATTTTTTCGTCTCCGGTTACTTCGAGGCCAACAAGGACGAATACATCGAACGGATGCGCGCGGTCTCAGCTTCAGGTGACTGGACTGGATGGGTGGCATTCTTCCTCGAAGCGATGCACGCCCAAGCGACAGTAAACATTCAGACCGCGGACGCGATCTTTCGCCTTCATGGCGAGATGCGGGAGCGGTTCCGCGAGGTGTTGAACTCGCAATTCCATGATCAGGCGCTGGACTACGTCTTTGCGAGCCCGATCTTCCGCAACGATCGCTTCGTGGAACGCTCGGGGATCCCACCGTCCTCAGCGCGCGCTCTTTCACGGCGGCTAGTCGAGGCTGGTATGCTGCGCACCATTGAGCCGGCTTCGGGCCGACGTGCGGCGATGTACGCCTTTGACCCGTTGCTCGATCTGCTGAAAGTGTGA